In Streptomyces nodosus, one DNA window encodes the following:
- a CDS encoding putative leader peptide yields the protein MSRSVLLTTRGHVDLLRVASAACCRRGL from the coding sequence ATGTCGCGTTCAGTCCTGCTCACCACGCGCGGTCATGTCGACCTGCTGCGGGTGGCCTCCGCCGCGTGTTGTCGCCGCGGCCTCTGA
- a CDS encoding YjbQ family protein has protein sequence MPDSFSTRVLDITSGSTETVLDLTRDCEAFLREVAGGRDGLLNVFVPHATAGVAVLETGAGSDDDLLAVLHTLLPGDDRWQHRHGSPGHGRDHVLPAFVAPHATLPVIGGRLELGTWQSVCLVDTNKDNPNRQVRLSFLG, from the coding sequence ATGCCCGATTCCTTCAGCACCCGCGTCCTGGACATCACCTCCGGTTCCACCGAGACGGTCCTCGATCTCACCCGGGACTGCGAGGCCTTTCTCCGTGAGGTGGCGGGCGGCAGGGACGGCCTCCTGAACGTCTTCGTGCCCCATGCCACGGCCGGTGTGGCCGTCCTCGAGACGGGCGCCGGCAGCGACGACGACCTGCTCGCCGTCCTCCATACGCTGCTGCCGGGCGACGACCGCTGGCAGCACCGCCACGGCAGCCCCGGCCACGGCCGCGACCACGTCCTTCCGGCCTTCGTCGCCCCCCACGCGACCCTGCCGGTCATCGGCGGCCGCCTGGAACTCGGGACCTGGCAGTCGGTGTGCCTGGTGGACACGAACAAGGACAACCCGAACCGTCAGGTGCGGCTGAGCTTCCTCGGCTGA
- a CDS encoding DEAD/DEAH box helicase has protein sequence MVEQVSGWRKLAAGIAAERDTVDAAAEGAARQLLGRVASPGTGATTPWRALQVSPSDVGLVTSLACRQALPALTTNARQGIHQLTNDAGRALTAVRALFGARRIWSSKSRKDEAGQAATYLISLHERATSTRLVTELEGLAAWDRKAVPPTGISAILDDTVGFAQLLGGRAELVERHELDVTRTAISAIDQALQREDEFRTAVNTAADAVRQAETRKLVTEMPVERLKDATSGQLRITALLDAGIRNVQQVLDQKSRIRSFPGVGETTGNRMVGAARTIWQTTLDEMPVRIDIKNRSRDTTKLLKAMRAWAAARSIHSATADLAAADAVRPLLQSLDSKTSHVVLVPQARTVAELRTALVAVQRRGAMLNDGDDAAGGDPWEDFIARPADYYAMLAELGFLADDAEKSHGDLPTEIVDAVRELKLDTSRLKASLRGYQSFGARFAIVQRKVIIGDEMGLGKTVESLAVLTHLRAKGSSHFLVVCPAAVVTNWVREVRAKSDLRAYRLHGPGRDDALKSWIRNGGVAITTYDILGWLEGRIPEGVELACLVFDEAHYIKNPDAQRTRRSTALIKSAERAILLTGTPLENRIEEFRNLVGYLRPDLSVSASEIAPRQFRKQVAPAYLRRNQEDVLTELPERFEVDEWMPMSSADEQHYRAAVIEGNFMAMRQAALRAGAKSEKMRRLIDIVQEAEDNERKVLVFSYFRDVLDEVASVLPGKVFGPLTGSVPAARRQSMVDEFSQAHHGAVLVAQIVAGGVGLNIQSASVVVICEPQLKPTTEWQAIGRSHRMGQLESVQVHRLLSEEGVDQRIIEILARKNQLFAEFARVSETADSAPEAFDITDAELAREIVAAERERLLSGG, from the coding sequence GTGGTGGAGCAAGTCAGCGGGTGGCGCAAGCTCGCGGCGGGGATCGCCGCAGAACGTGACACCGTCGACGCAGCGGCGGAAGGCGCCGCCAGACAGCTCCTCGGCCGAGTGGCCTCCCCCGGGACCGGAGCCACCACCCCATGGCGCGCACTTCAGGTCTCGCCGTCCGATGTCGGCCTGGTGACCTCCCTGGCCTGCCGCCAGGCTCTTCCGGCTCTCACGACCAATGCCCGGCAGGGCATCCACCAGTTGACCAACGACGCCGGCCGGGCGCTGACGGCCGTCCGGGCGCTGTTCGGCGCCCGCCGGATATGGTCGAGCAAAAGCCGCAAGGACGAAGCAGGGCAAGCTGCGACATACCTGATATCCCTCCACGAGCGGGCTACCAGCACCCGGCTCGTCACCGAGCTGGAAGGCCTGGCAGCATGGGACAGGAAGGCTGTCCCCCCAACCGGGATCTCGGCCATCCTCGATGACACGGTCGGCTTCGCCCAGCTCCTCGGCGGCCGAGCCGAACTCGTCGAGCGGCATGAACTGGACGTCACCAGGACCGCGATCAGCGCGATCGATCAGGCCCTACAACGCGAGGACGAGTTCAGAACGGCAGTCAATACCGCCGCCGATGCCGTCCGACAGGCCGAGACTCGCAAGCTGGTCACCGAAATGCCCGTTGAGCGGCTCAAGGACGCGACCAGCGGCCAACTGCGCATCACGGCGCTGCTCGATGCCGGGATCCGGAACGTGCAACAGGTCCTCGACCAGAAATCACGGATTCGATCGTTCCCCGGAGTCGGTGAGACGACGGGCAACCGGATGGTCGGCGCCGCACGCACCATCTGGCAGACCACGCTGGACGAGATGCCGGTCCGGATCGACATCAAGAACCGGTCCCGCGACACCACCAAGCTCCTCAAGGCGATGCGGGCTTGGGCCGCGGCACGCTCGATCCACAGCGCGACAGCCGACCTCGCTGCCGCCGACGCGGTTCGGCCGCTCCTCCAAAGCCTTGATTCCAAGACCTCCCACGTGGTTCTCGTCCCCCAGGCTCGGACCGTCGCCGAGTTGCGTACCGCGCTGGTGGCCGTACAGCGCCGCGGGGCGATGCTCAACGACGGGGACGACGCCGCAGGCGGTGATCCCTGGGAGGATTTCATCGCCCGCCCGGCCGACTACTACGCGATGCTCGCGGAGCTCGGATTCCTGGCCGACGACGCCGAGAAGAGCCACGGCGACCTACCGACCGAAATCGTCGACGCGGTCAGGGAACTCAAGCTCGACACCAGCCGTCTGAAGGCGTCCCTTCGTGGATACCAGTCATTCGGTGCCCGCTTCGCGATCGTGCAACGGAAGGTCATCATCGGCGACGAGATGGGCCTGGGAAAGACGGTCGAGTCACTCGCCGTACTCACCCACTTGCGCGCCAAGGGCTCCTCCCACTTCCTGGTCGTGTGTCCAGCCGCTGTCGTGACCAACTGGGTGCGCGAAGTCCGGGCCAAGTCCGATCTGCGCGCGTATCGCCTGCACGGGCCCGGTCGCGACGACGCGCTGAAGTCCTGGATCCGAAACGGTGGAGTCGCGATCACCACCTACGACATCCTCGGCTGGCTGGAAGGCCGGATCCCCGAAGGCGTCGAGCTTGCGTGCCTGGTGTTCGACGAAGCGCACTACATCAAGAATCCGGACGCCCAGCGAACCCGGCGCTCCACGGCCCTGATCAAGAGCGCGGAGCGAGCGATCCTACTGACCGGCACCCCGCTGGAGAACCGGATCGAGGAATTCCGCAATCTCGTCGGCTACCTCCGGCCTGACCTGTCGGTCAGTGCCTCGGAAATCGCTCCTCGCCAGTTCCGGAAGCAGGTGGCACCGGCCTACCTGCGGCGCAATCAGGAAGATGTCCTCACCGAGCTCCCGGAGCGGTTCGAAGTCGACGAGTGGATGCCGATGTCCAGCGCCGACGAGCAGCACTACCGAGCGGCTGTCATCGAGGGCAACTTCATGGCCATGCGCCAGGCCGCGCTACGAGCCGGCGCCAAGTCCGAGAAGATGCGGCGCCTCATCGACATCGTCCAGGAGGCAGAGGACAACGAGCGCAAGGTGCTGGTCTTCTCATACTTCCGTGACGTCCTCGACGAAGTGGCGTCGGTCCTTCCGGGGAAGGTGTTCGGGCCCCTTACCGGCTCCGTTCCCGCCGCGAGGCGACAGAGCATGGTTGATGAGTTCTCCCAAGCCCACCACGGGGCAGTCCTCGTCGCGCAGATCGTGGCAGGCGGCGTCGGTCTGAACATTCAGTCGGCATCGGTCGTCGTGATCTGCGAGCCCCAGCTCAAGCCGACGACCGAATGGCAAGCCATCGGCCGCTCCCACAGGATGGGGCAGCTGGAGTCGGTACAGGTACATCGCCTGCTCTCCGAAGAGGGCGTCGACCAGCGCATCATCGAGATCCTGGCGCGCAAGAACCAACTCTTCGCGGAGTTTGCCCGCGTCTCTGAAACCGCCGACAGCGCCCCGGAAGCGTTCGATATCACAGACGCTGAGCTGGCGCGGGAGATCGTGGCGGCCGAGCGCGAGCGCCTCCTCAGCGGCGGCTGA
- a CDS encoding DEAD/DEAH box helicase codes for MLLEELKPGLRIDGLKPAEVVTVVAAQWHGANALELTYKTAAGGLDQRVVFRKDEDKLSVARSGSRAFDANAGDFKLVAEAQRISLAGLFDPMLAVATSDVQPLPHQIRAVYGELMPRTPLRFLLADDPGAGKTIMAGLYIKELLLRDDVKRCLIVAPGGLVDQWQDELFFKFGLRFDLLTNQLIDSQLHLNVFETNPLLIARMDQLSRNEHLKAQLQETEWDLIVVDEAHRMGGHYFGGKVEKTKRFQLGEMLGEITRHLLLMTATPHSGKEEDFQLFLTLLDRDRFEGRQKRSVDVSGIMRRMIKEDLLTFEGRKLFPERIAETVPYELTALEYDLYEDVTHYVREGMNRADRIGGKRKNTVGFALTVLQRRLASSPEAIYRSLVRRAERLERKKQEILNGTWRESMPTIGLADFDHDDLSAEEIEETEEELLDAATAARTVDELNVELIELRALVKTAQRVRESGTDRKWTELSALLRDHALVTDADGRPRKLIIFTEHRDTLHYLQGKIGSLLGKPAAVRAIHGGVRRSERRQITEEFTKNRDVQILLATDAAGEGLNLQAAHLMVNYDLPWNPNRIEQRFGRIHRIGQEEVCQLWNLVASNTREGEVFTRLLEKLDQMRETYGGKVFDVLGEAFAETPLRDLLLDAIQYGEQPDVKARMYEVIDTTVGDGLKGLLDERALASEHLSDADLRALRAAMDEARARRLQSHHIESAFKEAFTRLGGRIVKREQGRYEITNVPQHIRSAGNGPIATKYDRVTFDLSHVQPDDRAELLAPGHPLHDAVMSETIRNVGGALNQGTVLVSATLEEPHLLVGVVEEVADATGESVARRFAYAHVDSHGTVHPAGPAPYLDCAAAPKGAATDIACGLPWLADAEDKATSWIIANQLPEYLAEVQPRRLAELTKTRELVTERLTSESERLLLDAAAASEKERRGEKPKESSESLHRKAVELDVRLRKRLALLDQQQLMSTKPPQILTAALVLGVSDLPLCK; via the coding sequence GTGCTGCTCGAGGAGCTCAAGCCGGGTCTGCGGATCGACGGACTCAAGCCGGCGGAGGTCGTCACGGTCGTCGCCGCCCAGTGGCACGGTGCGAACGCGCTCGAGCTGACCTACAAGACCGCCGCGGGCGGCCTCGACCAGCGGGTCGTCTTCCGGAAGGACGAGGACAAGCTGAGCGTCGCCCGCAGCGGCAGTCGCGCCTTCGACGCGAACGCAGGTGACTTCAAGCTGGTCGCCGAGGCTCAGCGGATCTCACTGGCCGGTCTGTTCGACCCGATGCTCGCCGTGGCGACCAGCGACGTTCAGCCGCTCCCGCACCAGATCCGCGCCGTGTACGGCGAGCTCATGCCCCGTACACCACTGCGCTTCCTGCTCGCCGACGATCCGGGCGCAGGAAAGACAATCATGGCCGGGCTCTACATCAAGGAGCTCCTGCTGCGCGATGATGTCAAGCGGTGCCTCATCGTGGCTCCGGGAGGCCTGGTCGATCAGTGGCAGGACGAGCTCTTCTTCAAGTTCGGCCTCCGCTTCGACCTGCTCACGAACCAGCTCATCGACTCCCAGCTCCATCTCAACGTCTTCGAGACCAACCCGCTTCTGATTGCTCGCATGGACCAGCTCTCTCGTAACGAGCACCTGAAGGCGCAGCTTCAGGAGACGGAGTGGGACCTGATCGTCGTTGACGAGGCGCACCGCATGGGTGGCCACTACTTCGGTGGCAAGGTGGAGAAGACGAAACGGTTCCAGCTCGGCGAGATGCTCGGCGAGATCACTCGCCACCTGCTCCTGATGACAGCGACCCCGCACTCGGGAAAGGAGGAGGACTTCCAGCTCTTCCTCACCCTGCTGGACCGTGACCGGTTCGAGGGCAGGCAGAAGAGGAGCGTCGACGTCAGCGGGATCATGCGGCGCATGATCAAGGAAGACCTGCTCACCTTCGAGGGCAGGAAGCTCTTCCCCGAGCGCATTGCGGAGACCGTCCCCTACGAACTCACGGCACTTGAGTACGACCTCTACGAGGACGTCACCCACTATGTCCGCGAGGGGATGAACCGCGCCGACCGCATCGGTGGCAAACGCAAGAACACTGTCGGTTTCGCGCTTACCGTTCTGCAGCGACGTCTGGCCTCCAGCCCCGAGGCGATCTACAGGAGCCTCGTGCGGCGAGCCGAGCGCCTGGAGCGCAAGAAGCAGGAGATCCTCAACGGTACCTGGCGCGAGAGCATGCCCACCATCGGCCTCGCCGACTTCGACCATGACGACCTCAGCGCCGAAGAAATCGAGGAGACCGAGGAGGAACTCCTCGATGCCGCGACGGCGGCGCGGACGGTCGACGAGCTCAATGTCGAGCTCATCGAGCTGAGGGCGTTGGTGAAGACGGCGCAGCGGGTCCGAGAGTCAGGTACGGACCGCAAGTGGACCGAGCTGTCCGCCCTCCTCCGGGACCACGCGCTGGTGACAGACGCCGATGGCCGGCCTCGGAAACTCATCATCTTCACCGAGCACCGCGACACGCTCCACTATCTGCAGGGCAAGATCGGGTCGCTTCTGGGCAAGCCCGCTGCCGTCAGGGCCATACACGGCGGCGTACGCCGGTCCGAACGGCGGCAGATCACCGAGGAGTTCACCAAGAACCGCGACGTTCAGATCCTGCTGGCCACCGATGCCGCCGGCGAGGGACTCAACCTGCAGGCCGCACACCTGATGGTCAACTACGACCTGCCCTGGAACCCCAACCGCATCGAGCAGCGCTTCGGCCGCATCCACCGCATCGGGCAGGAGGAGGTCTGCCAGCTCTGGAACCTCGTCGCCTCCAACACCCGTGAGGGCGAGGTATTCACGCGCCTGCTGGAGAAGCTCGACCAGATGCGCGAGACGTACGGCGGGAAGGTCTTCGACGTCCTGGGAGAGGCGTTCGCCGAAACCCCGCTGCGGGACTTGCTGCTCGATGCCATCCAGTACGGTGAGCAGCCGGATGTCAAGGCCAGGATGTACGAGGTCATCGACACCACCGTCGGAGACGGCCTCAAGGGCCTCCTGGACGAGCGTGCACTCGCTTCAGAGCACCTCTCGGATGCCGATCTTCGAGCCCTGCGCGCCGCGATGGACGAAGCCCGCGCCCGGCGTCTTCAGTCGCACCACATCGAATCGGCCTTCAAGGAGGCCTTCACCCGGCTCGGCGGCCGGATCGTCAAGCGCGAACAGGGGCGTTACGAGATAACCAACGTGCCCCAGCACATTCGCTCGGCAGGCAACGGACCGATTGCCACCAAGTACGACCGCGTCACCTTCGACCTCAGCCACGTCCAGCCTGACGACCGCGCCGAGCTTCTCGCCCCCGGCCACCCGCTGCACGACGCCGTCATGAGCGAAACCATCCGGAACGTCGGGGGCGCCCTCAACCAGGGCACCGTGCTCGTCTCAGCCACCCTCGAAGAACCGCACCTCCTCGTCGGGGTTGTCGAAGAAGTCGCGGACGCCACCGGTGAGTCGGTGGCCCGGCGTTTCGCCTACGCCCACGTCGACAGCCACGGCACCGTGCACCCGGCCGGCCCCGCGCCCTACCTCGACTGCGCCGCGGCGCCCAAGGGCGCGGCGACCGACATCGCATGCGGACTTCCCTGGCTCGCAGACGCCGAAGACAAGGCAACCAGCTGGATCATCGCCAACCAGCTTCCCGAATACCTGGCCGAGGTCCAGCCCCGTCGCCTGGCAGAGTTGACCAAGACCCGGGAACTGGTGACCGAGCGCCTGACCTCGGAGAGCGAGCGGCTGCTCCTCGACGCTGCGGCGGCCTCCGAGAAGGAACGGAGGGGCGAGAAGCCCAAGGAGTCCTCCGAGAGCCTCCACCGCAAGGCTGTCGAGCTCGATGTACGGCTTCGGAAACGTCTCGCAC